atttaaagaatttaaagaatttaaagtatttaaagaatttaaagaatttaaagaattttaagcattttaagaattttaagaattttaagaatttaaagaatttaaagaatttaaagaatttaaagaatttaaagaatttaaagaatttaaagaatttaaagaatttaaagaattttaagaatttaatgaatttaaagaatttaaagaattggaagaaattgaagaatgttaagaatgttaagaatgttcagaattttaagaattttaaaaattttaagaattttaagaattttaagaatttttttttaagaattttaaattttttttttaagaattttaagatttttttaaagaattttaagaatttttttaagaattttaagaatttcaaaaaatttaacttgTCAAATTACCCTTGTCCTCTTAAAAAGGTGGAAaggatcaaaattttcaacctctCAAATTGTAAATCTTCAATAAATCTTCacgcttaacttttttttaattcataaaaattccaaattacAATTGACACCCCCACCAATGATCCTAACATATCACCTAGAACCTACTTCGGCGGAAAACCCTTTGGCTCTTCCCAAGAGCTGCTTGATGATGGTGGCCTCTTTGGGCTTCAAACAAACAGGAATTCGCCGGCTGCGGAATTTGCGTTTTAATCTCCACGAACAGCCAACCGGTGTCACAACGACCAAGTCCCGGCGCAAGAATCGATTTTGAGGTCCAACGGTGGAagaaagtaatttaaaatgaataaacaTTGGCGGCGGGTCTGACCTGATGTTATGTGGCTGCAAATCTCCGCCCAAACGATGTGTGCCACGACACGGCGgatgaaaattaattaattggTGTAATTTTATTACGAGTTTTGAGCGAGCAGGTTCCAGATGTACAGGGATGCttcgatttttgttatttttcgagGAATGAATGCCTCCGACAAAGTCGTTTGctatgaccaatgaccaatgacctaTGACCattgaccaatgaccaatgaccaatgaccaatgaccaatgacccaTAACCAATAACCAGTGAAGTTTCTTCACAAGAAAAAAATGCTGCAGAAATTGATTCGATTTCCtagcataattttcatgaaaaatcagTTTACATGttgttgatgtaattttaccgacaattctaaaaagtttataaaattacaaaagcAAGGTGATCATCATCCTGCATGCATATATTTTTACACAAACATTCTGAcacaatttttgttgaaaatttccatgTAATTTGACATACATTTTAGGGTACTTTTCCAAAAGATCCAATGCGCCACAAGTTTCCTGTAAACAGAGGACCTTTCGGAAAAGTAAgaatttatgttaaaaaagtacaattacacataaaaacatgtaaattttcacatttctcAACGCAAaattactattatttttttactgtaatttcataatacatgaaaaaatctaaacggtctgatgtaattttacaccaacTTTGATGAAAGAAAATATGtccttttttacttaaaaaagtatgtaaaattacacgtgCAAGCAGAAAGTTTCAagtctttttgcctttcttacgaAAGAACGGTTTAAGGtaagcttttggaaaaacgttttactcagaaaaattcgtgcacgaattaggaaaaataaaaataagtattatggaaatttgatttgttgtaAAAAGCCATGATTTGAataccgtaattttttttttccgtgtgccatttttttctgaacagacCCCATCAAGAcgttcaactttgccgaagacatcaaatcacacaaaatggcttcttgggTCATAGCGAAGGCCACCACatagtttaaatttaaatttaagtttgagccaaaaatacaaataaaatccgttTCCGGAATCCGTTTAGAATTGCTCATGTAAATTCACATGAAAGAAAttcatattttacatttttacagtgGTTCTAGAAGctgtattttaaatttgacaGATTTTCGTAAGTTTACTTATTCGGCTTatgtttatgtaaaattacatgtaaaagaggtaattttcaaacatcaaaattatcaatcattcaaaatttaacttttttagctgtttttttattttttgtggtaTAAATTGTCGTGGGCAAAATAAAATGTATACTGAATGAAACAATTGATGATTgcattttttcgatgtaattttacttgaAGAGAATTGCAcgtaaaggaaaaaaaaaactcatatatttttagatgtaatttttttacttttcactGACATAAATTCTGTCAGCATCATCCGATGTTTTTaacgtaaaattttacacaaatttaTTTATGTGACTACTGACTTGTATGAACGAGAACTGATGCTGGAAGTGAATGTGGACTCGCTCTTTTATTCGTCTCGTTTTTGATATCGTTGAGAAATGTAAGGCAATAATAAGGTCACCAGCAACGATAAATGAACTCACGATAACCGAGGCGATTAACACATTTCAAGAATAGCTTGACGAGCGTTAAATTTGCACGATGGTATTTGtagttgacaaaaaaaaacgaaaaaaaaaaacgtcctcCATTGAGGTTTGAACCAGCAACTTTTCAGTTGGGGACTCAACGCGTTACCACTGCGCTAAGAAACTCGTGTACGCATCAGTGTTTAGGTGTATTGGTGCGATCTGCAGATCGCTGTCAAGTTTACACGGGCACGCTTTGATAGAAAAGCCATGAATCGGTGTAGCAAAACTGGGATGATAATTTTGGCAgcatttttttcctttgggtgtacacaaaaaaaaccaaTTCGCTCCAATTTGAAACTAGCTGATgcgttttgcatttttttattcataaataacactgatTTGACATAGTTATCAACCCTGGCTCCACCGCTGCTGCGGTCCGTACAGCTCAACCGTGACGTTCAGCCCTTGACCTTTCAGGGACGTCAGCAGGATCGTGGTGTAGTTGCGGCCAATACCGCCGCTCAACAGTTTGGGATTGGCCCGGCCCTTGGGCGCCTCGTAGAAGTAGATGGCGGAAATGTTGCGCCCGAGTTGGCcctatttaaagaattttttaaaattaatttttttagacaaaaaaaaaaaatgcaactcaCCATCGCCGGATATTGCAGCGTCTGGTTGACCGCTTTGCTCGAGAACCAAGAGCTTTTGGCCTTTTTGATGGCAACGTAATGACCGATTAGAACGTCCGACTGTTTCTTGTTGCCCCACCTGATGGTGTTTTGGCGACTTTGAGTCAACGCCAAAGCGCTGAAGCTTATCAGAACGATAGCAAACAGGGCGAACTTCATGGTTGCTggaaagtttgtcgaaggctGCAACTTGCAAACTTTTTGAAGGTTGGGACTTGAAGGCGAACTGATTCTGGAGGAGAAATTGGTCTCCCTTTTATAATGGGATCGATCGGAAGCCAGCGATTGAACtagagaaattgaagaaatgacTCACTGATATCATCATCGAAGAAACATCACAACTATTGATTTTCCTAGCCTCCCCGATAACGAAATTATTGAGAACAAGTTGTTGACGCACTTGAGGTGCATATAGTTTACAAATTTTCTAACAAGAAAAATCACTCTCGGGTTGTTTTGACGATGACGAGGGTTATTTTCACAATTCACACGTGCAAAAATGTGACAAATATAAGGCATTGCAATTTAATTGAACTTAATACAAACTATTTACagataaaatcaacaaaatgtcaaaaatatttttctcaaaaattctggcaattcaaaatttgcaagacccttgaaaaaaatgttcaatatttttgttcagCACCATTTCAAAATGTGCTCAATAAATCAAGGCATTtatttttcctcaaaatttgaaaaaagaactagaaaaattattgttatttgttaaaattacttttttatggTTCCTCgtcctaaaatttttaaacggtaaaaaaatctatttttgtaaTGGTCACAACTATAACAAAAGTTTGATCAAACTAACTCTAGAAATTGTTTGATTATGTGgcttttttgtatgattttttatttgatttattcgtaatttttaacttttaacttttttatgcaTTGAACTACCACAAtacacaacatttttaaaattgatgagcagtttttttcgaatgattttttttttttcatctaaagACGATAAAACATCTTATGCAGTAATGGAagaatcttcatcaaaagaaaatctattgatgttcatcaagagaagaGTTTTCGAAgggaagggagcatggctctcctctctcgcgcacgaaagatcggttaaaagaaacttaaaaaaatcatcatctggaTAATTAAGCGAAACATcgatttcactactacacttgcaggcCTAAAAATGACCCGTCACTGTCCGTGAATGAtcgatgtttgtaaacaaaacgaaataaattaatttaagtcGTGCCAACAAtgagattcacaaaaaatcttcaactaattgttttttcttttttcgaaaagtttggtagcgtttttttgttttttttttttttttttttgcacgatttgcctcctctcttttTCACAAAAGAAGCAAGTTCGGAagcgaaaaagatttttcagcGATTATTTCATCCCTGCtcttaaacgaaaaaaatctgccatttgagttatttttgatTCGAAGTTTTcgaggttttaaaaatatgcttGTATTTTCTTCgacgaaattatgtttttttcaaaattctgagtacgccatgtACGCATCCAATTTTCcctaaaagttcctttgacatcaaattaccaaatcatcatcatttcaggctgtaaattatagaaaaacacgtcttttccGACAGCTAAAAcataaaaggggtcgtaccgcccctccgtcacgagatatcgaaaattgGACCGCGGATTCGTGAACAGggacaaaaatcaatttaacgCGAATCGATTTCGTGAGAGTAGGCAGAAAATTACCCAAatatgaaattattattttattttgttatgtaatttaacttaaattctgttaaatgcattttttacacATTAAATTAggcaatattacataaaaagaggtaaatttacaccttcaaaatttcataacccTTGAAAAGGTCCAAACGGTCTGCtgtaattttacacagattttgcGAAAAGAATAATGTAAAATGTTCGCTCAAAAAGCATGTAAAAATGACATGAAATGGTACAGCAAATACGTTTATCAAACCAGATCAAGTTGGTGGATTTCATCGAAAATTGTAGTTaaagaagttcaatttttgaatgtgtaaaatttgatacaaatatatcacaaagatgtaaatttacataatttctttaaaaacaaatctaTACACATTTCCCATGTGATATCACCATGATCTTATTTAACAGTTTTACACTGATATTGAGGAAAGAAAAATGTAAAGTTCTACCTCAAAAACCATGTAAAAGTTACACGCGCGGGCTGAAATTTGTctgtgtttatgaaaaaaagaatgTTTAAGGTAAATAACCTCACTGTTGTGTCCTACGTATCAAGTTCCTGCTGCAATAGTACCTTTTTATTTCTTTGCaggcaaaaatgttaaaatgtttatGACAAATCAATCTGGTGGATTTCATTGAATAAACTGTAAATTACACAGttctaaaaagttcaattttagaacgcgtaaaattttacaatattgtatttttttatgtcaagtggtcaaatttttaaatcaatcaagactaacatatcaaaaggacgtaatgttaaagttttgtgaatattgttttcgaaaagatcggaaaatttcacgaattatttaatattttaataatgaaaatcagaccatgagttgctgagatatcgatattacaaaattgtgggttgtttgggtgagacttagaaaacatcaattttcctgtttttaaatctttgtgtggcaatatctcagcaactaaggagtcgtatcaacaaagtttaaaaaagcaaaataaagagaattttctcagcttttcaaaaatatgttttcaatggtgggcaaacaCGGGcactaattcaaaaaaatgaataacgtattcgattttacatcgaaaaatgaagttgaaaaatttttgcgaccaattgtcgattttttggaaaaaatagtattgattcaaaaaatcgaaactcagtcaaagattttttgcccgttctggaaatttctgaaaagttggcatttgatgtcccctaaaacatatcagaaaaaaatagtattttttgcaaattaagttttagtgacaaaaagtgaaattaaaaatcatcaaacaaattttaaggcataacattttttacaactttgccgaagacaccaaatcgatcaaaaaatttcttcaaaagatacagatttttgaattttcatacatcatttttgtatggacagctgccaaattagtatgggaaattatatggacaacacagctaaaaaagtagcttctttgggcataccgaaggcaccaaaaaagttttagctggattaaaaaatacaaaaatcgaaataaaaaaaaaacccgcaattttgtagagaactgctcaaatacatcagaaagatgtaaatttacatggttTTTACAGAATGTCTGTCCACActcatatgtaattttacaa
This is a stretch of genomic DNA from Culex pipiens pallens isolate TS chromosome 1, TS_CPP_V2, whole genome shotgun sequence. It encodes these proteins:
- the LOC120415618 gene encoding uncharacterized protein LOC120415618, whose protein sequence is MKFALFAIVLISFSALALTQSRQNTIRWGNKKQSDVLIGHYVAIKKAKSSWFSSKAVNQTLQYPAMGQLGRNISAIYFYEAPKGRANPKLLSGGIGRNYTTILLTSLKGQGLNVTVELYGPQQRWSQG